The proteins below are encoded in one region of Cetobacterium sp. ZOR0034:
- the glgB gene encoding 1,4-alpha-glucan branching protein GlgB, whose amino-acid sequence MDYTLYKKFGAHIKKINGATGVLFTLWAPNATKVSVVGTFNDWNGKKNYMTKDDKTGVWSLFIPYLKEGTIYKYMIADSNKKIFLKSDPFAFYSEVRPNTASIVYNPFKDFDWEDSEWLNKRAKENIYKKPISIYELHLGSWKRNYNRGDGPEDGREFLNYRDIAEKLVPYILETGFTHIEIMPLTEHPLDASWGYQGVGYFSITSRYGTPEDFKHLVNECHKAGIGVILDWVPGHFCKDAHGLYRFDGTPLFEYDHNILGENPIWGTANFDFTKPFVKNFLLSSATFLFEHFHIDGIRADAVSNLLYLEYAREKTGLKNALGGDAKLEAIDFLRTLNETIFKLYKNPLMIAEEATSWPLVTAPSYKGGLGFNYKWNMGWMNDMLRYMSYSPCERDKHHNLLTFSLMYSFSENYVLALSHDEVVHGKKSLLDKMSGDYIQKFDSLRMFYGFMIGHPGKKLLFMGGEFGQFIEWRYYDELEWKLLKYPQHDSVKTYISKLNEFYKSEPALWEKDSSSDGFEWVNHKNHTQKLISFIRKGDNPDDFILVICNFTKNEYINHSIGVPRMAEYMEVFNSDKDIFGGGNQTNPSIIKPINRELDEQPFSISINIAPLCTLFLKPIFKKRGI is encoded by the coding sequence CAACTAAGGTCTCAGTTGTAGGTACTTTTAACGATTGGAATGGGAAAAAAAACTATATGACAAAAGATGACAAAACTGGAGTCTGGTCTCTTTTTATTCCTTATTTAAAAGAAGGAACAATCTATAAGTATATGATTGCCGATAGCAATAAAAAAATCTTTTTAAAAAGTGACCCTTTTGCTTTTTATTCTGAAGTTAGACCTAATACTGCTTCTATTGTCTATAACCCATTCAAAGACTTCGATTGGGAGGATAGCGAATGGTTAAATAAAAGAGCCAAAGAGAATATATACAAAAAACCAATTAGTATATATGAACTTCATCTTGGTTCTTGGAAAAGAAACTACAATCGTGGGGATGGACCTGAAGATGGTCGAGAGTTTCTAAATTATCGAGATATTGCAGAAAAACTTGTTCCTTATATTTTGGAAACAGGTTTTACACATATTGAAATAATGCCTCTTACCGAGCATCCATTAGATGCCTCTTGGGGCTATCAAGGAGTTGGATACTTTTCTATTACAAGTAGATACGGTACTCCTGAAGACTTTAAACATCTAGTTAACGAATGTCATAAAGCTGGAATTGGGGTAATTCTAGACTGGGTCCCTGGACATTTCTGTAAAGATGCCCATGGATTATATAGATTCGATGGAACACCTCTTTTTGAGTATGATCACAATATTTTGGGGGAAAATCCTATTTGGGGGACTGCTAACTTTGACTTTACTAAACCCTTTGTAAAAAACTTTTTATTATCAAGTGCAACATTTTTATTCGAACATTTTCATATTGATGGAATTAGAGCTGATGCTGTCTCAAATCTTTTATACTTAGAGTATGCCCGTGAAAAAACTGGCCTAAAAAATGCTCTTGGTGGAGACGCTAAGCTAGAAGCTATTGATTTTTTAAGAACACTCAACGAAACAATTTTCAAACTCTACAAAAACCCATTAATGATTGCTGAAGAGGCTACCTCTTGGCCACTAGTTACCGCCCCAAGCTACAAGGGTGGACTTGGATTTAACTATAAATGGAATATGGGCTGGATGAATGATATGCTTAGATACATGTCTTATTCACCTTGTGAAAGAGATAAACATCACAACCTTTTAACTTTTTCACTTATGTATTCTTTTAGCGAAAACTATGTATTAGCTTTATCTCATGATGAAGTTGTTCATGGAAAAAAATCACTCCTTGATAAGATGAGTGGTGATTACATTCAAAAATTTGATTCTCTTAGAATGTTTTATGGCTTTATGATAGGTCACCCTGGAAAAAAACTTCTTTTCATGGGTGGAGAATTCGGACAATTTATTGAATGGAGATACTATGACGAACTCGAATGGAAACTTTTAAAATATCCACAACACGATTCTGTTAAAACTTATATCAGTAAATTAAATGAATTTTACAAATCTGAACCTGCTCTTTGGGAAAAAGACTCTTCTTCTGATGGATTTGAATGGGTCAATCATAAAAACCATACACAAAAGCTCATCTCCTTTATTAGAAAAGGGGATAATCCAGATGATTTTATTTTAGTAATTTGTAACTTTACTAAAAATGAATATATCAATCATTCCATTGGAGTTCCTAGGATGGCTGAATACATGGAAGTTTTTAATAGTGATAAAGATATTTTCGGGGGAGGAAATCAAACAAATCCCAGTATAATTAAACCGATAAATAGAGAGTTGGATGAACAACCATTCTCTATTTCTATAAACATAGCTCCACTTTGTACACTATTTTTAAAACCAATATTTAAAAAAAGGGGGATTTAA
- a CDS encoding glucose-1-phosphate adenylyltransferase produces the protein MKKKMIAMILAGGQGSRLKKLTKDVAKPAVPFGGKYRIIDFPLSNCVNSGIDTVGVLVQYKPFLLNRHIGVGSPWDLDIEGAGVSILPPYSTESENRWYKGTADAIFQNENYIDMYDPEYVLILSGDHIYKMDYDKMLDFHISKGAGATVAVIDVPIDEASRFGIMNTTEAGEIYEFEEKPKVPKSTLASMGIYIFSWPLLKKALREDQLDKKSDKDFGKNIIPKLLSEGQKLMAYPFAGYWKDVGTIESLWASNMDLLDASHPIDLFDRNWRIYSQATNKPGHLLEEDAVITNSIISEGCIIKGEVINSVLSAEVVVEEGAKVHNSVVLAGAVIKKDSYINRIILGEKAITEEGKKYGRKDEILFVTGGDE, from the coding sequence ATGAAAAAGAAAATGATTGCTATGATTTTAGCTGGGGGGCAGGGAAGCAGACTTAAAAAGTTAACAAAAGATGTTGCTAAACCAGCTGTTCCATTTGGAGGAAAATACAGAATTATAGATTTTCCTTTAAGTAACTGTGTTAACTCTGGAATTGATACTGTTGGGGTTTTAGTTCAGTATAAACCATTCCTTTTAAACAGACATATTGGGGTTGGAAGCCCATGGGATTTGGATATTGAAGGAGCTGGAGTTAGTATTTTACCTCCTTATTCAACAGAATCTGAAAATCGTTGGTATAAGGGAACTGCTGATGCTATTTTCCAAAATGAAAACTATATTGATATGTATGATCCTGAGTATGTTCTTATCTTATCCGGAGATCATATCTACAAAATGGATTATGATAAAATGCTAGATTTCCATATCTCTAAAGGCGCAGGAGCTACTGTAGCTGTTATTGATGTTCCTATTGATGAAGCTTCTCGTTTTGGTATTATGAATACAACTGAAGCTGGTGAAATCTATGAGTTTGAAGAAAAACCCAAAGTTCCTAAAAGTACTTTAGCGAGCATGGGAATATATATATTCAGTTGGCCTCTTCTAAAGAAAGCTTTGAGAGAGGATCAATTAGATAAAAAATCTGATAAGGATTTTGGTAAAAATATAATTCCTAAACTTTTAAGCGAAGGACAAAAACTTATGGCTTATCCTTTTGCTGGATACTGGAAAGATGTTGGAACTATCGAAAGTTTATGGGCCTCAAACATGGACCTTTTAGATGCTTCACATCCGATTGATCTTTTTGATAGAAATTGGAGAATATACTCTCAAGCAACTAATAAACCAGGTCATCTTTTAGAAGAGGATGCTGTTATTACAAACTCAATTATATCTGAAGGGTGTATTATTAAAGGAGAAGTTATAAATTCAGTTTTATCTGCCGAAGTCGTTGTAGAAGAAGGGGCTAAGGTTCATAATAGTGTCGTTTTAGCCGGAGCTGTAATAAAAAAAGATAGCTATATAAATAGAATTATTTTAGGCGAAAAAGCGATAACTGAAGAGGGTAAAAAATACGGAAGAAAAGATGAGATTCTATTTGTTACTGGGGGGGATGAATAA
- the glgD gene encoding glucose-1-phosphate adenylyltransferase subunit GlgD — protein sequence MLSNYTGIITAFESRELLKALTQHRGIATVAIAGKYRAIDFPLSYMKNAGIKNIHVLTNKNCRSLRNHLDVSKSWGLNRKNGGLTIHTGDFTTDTELLIDSFEDLLNSKDGMVVIAPTYMVANIDLDKAIEFHELSDSDITVIYKNIAEPNENFLGCDILEFNEKNYLNRAFANYLPKKNQNISTEIFLIKKSLLMSLILSKPSRDLSLKDIIYRSKNNLKIMGFEHKEYLSCLNSLANYFRTNMDLINSATLKELFFNENRPIFSKVKDSIPTHYLSESIVKNSIISNECFIEGTVVNSILSRYVNVEKGAVVENSIILQNCTIKSGTHLKNVIVDKNVVLENTDLEGNPFYPLVIQKKYKF from the coding sequence ATGTTATCAAACTATACTGGAATTATAACTGCTTTCGAAAGTAGAGAACTTTTAAAGGCTCTTACACAACATAGAGGAATCGCAACAGTTGCTATTGCTGGTAAGTATCGTGCTATCGATTTTCCTCTTTCATATATGAAAAATGCTGGTATTAAAAATATTCATGTACTTACAAATAAAAACTGTCGTTCTTTAAGAAATCATCTTGATGTTTCTAAATCTTGGGGATTAAATAGAAAAAATGGTGGTTTAACTATACATACTGGAGATTTTACAACTGATACAGAACTACTTATCGATAGTTTTGAAGATCTTTTAAATAGTAAAGATGGAATGGTTGTAATCGCGCCAACTTATATGGTAGCTAATATAGATTTAGACAAGGCAATTGAGTTTCACGAACTTTCTGACAGTGATATCACGGTTATATACAAAAATATTGCTGAACCAAACGAAAACTTTTTAGGATGTGATATCTTAGAGTTCAATGAGAAAAATTATCTAAATAGAGCGTTTGCAAACTATCTACCTAAGAAAAATCAAAATATATCTACAGAGATATTTTTAATAAAAAAATCTTTACTAATGTCTTTAATTCTATCGAAACCTAGTAGAGATTTATCGTTAAAAGATATTATTTATAGAAGTAAAAACAATTTAAAAATAATGGGATTTGAGCATAAAGAATATCTTTCTTGTCTTAACTCGCTAGCTAACTACTTTAGAACTAATATGGATTTAATTAACTCTGCTACTTTAAAAGAACTGTTCTTCAATGAAAATAGACCTATTTTTAGTAAGGTAAAAGATTCAATCCCTACTCACTATCTAAGTGAATCAATTGTTAAGAACTCTATTATTTCAAACGAATGTTTTATAGAGGGAACTGTTGTCAATAGTATCCTTTCTAGATATGTAAATGTTGAAAAAGGTGCTGTTGTTGAAAATTCTATAATTCTTCAAAATTGTACTATAAAATCTGGTACTCATTTGAAAAATGTTATTGTTGATAAAAACGTTGTTTTAGAGAATACAGATTTAGAAGGTAATCCTTTCTATCCTCTTGTTATTCAAAAAAAATATAAGTTTTAA
- the glgA gene encoding glycogen synthase GlgA, with translation MKNINLLFATSEADPFLKVGGLGDVSLALPKALKKVGVNAKVILPKNGNIPKEFVEKMDFLGSFTVPVGWRNQYAGLFHLEYDGVDFYFLDNEYYFKRHVPYGHYDDGEIFSFYCRGVLEAIKYIPNFIPNVIHCNDWHTGMIPVLLKAFYSENELLKDTKTVFTIHNLKYQGIFSKDILGELLGLDFSYYSEDKLKFYDGVSFMKGGLIYSDLVTTVSENYSKEITYPFYGEKLNGLIVELGSKVHGIVNGIDYSLYDPRKDDKLYEKFGLTNLKKKIVNKTELQKRLGLPVNENVFMVGLVSRLVSQKGLDLIKWVMDDILNINLQFVVLGTGDTQYQDLFNYYSYTHPEKLSANITFSDELARKIYGACDLFLMPSLFEPCGIGQLIAMRYGTIPLVRETGGLKDTVSNFNPATLGGTGFVFQNYNAHDMLFKMEYAAKIFYEDKKSWTALMRSAMKYNSEWKESAKKYKALYGGLL, from the coding sequence ATGAAAAATATAAATCTACTTTTTGCTACTTCGGAAGCTGATCCATTCTTAAAAGTTGGTGGGCTTGGGGATGTGTCTCTTGCACTCCCTAAAGCCCTTAAAAAAGTTGGTGTTAATGCTAAAGTTATACTTCCTAAAAATGGAAATATCCCTAAAGAGTTCGTCGAAAAAATGGACTTTTTAGGTTCTTTTACAGTTCCTGTTGGTTGGAGAAATCAATACGCTGGACTCTTCCATTTGGAATATGATGGTGTTGATTTCTACTTTCTAGATAATGAATATTATTTCAAAAGACACGTGCCCTATGGACACTATGATGATGGTGAGATTTTCTCTTTTTATTGTAGAGGAGTTTTAGAAGCTATTAAATATATCCCTAACTTTATCCCTAATGTTATTCACTGTAACGATTGGCATACAGGAATGATTCCAGTATTACTAAAAGCTTTCTACAGTGAAAATGAACTATTAAAAGATACAAAAACTGTTTTTACTATACATAATTTGAAATATCAAGGTATCTTCTCTAAAGATATTTTAGGAGAACTTTTAGGACTTGATTTCTCATACTATTCAGAGGATAAACTTAAATTTTATGATGGGGTCTCATTCATGAAAGGTGGGCTTATATACTCTGACCTAGTTACAACTGTAAGTGAAAACTATTCTAAAGAGATCACATACCCTTTCTATGGTGAGAAGCTAAACGGCCTTATTGTTGAACTTGGAAGTAAAGTTCACGGTATTGTTAATGGTATTGATTACTCGCTTTATGATCCTAGAAAAGACGATAAACTTTATGAGAAATTTGGCCTTACTAATTTAAAAAAGAAAATTGTAAATAAAACTGAACTACAAAAAAGATTGGGATTACCTGTAAATGAAAATGTCTTTATGGTTGGCTTAGTTTCTCGTTTAGTTAGCCAAAAAGGTCTTGATCTTATAAAATGGGTTATGGATGATATCTTAAATATCAATCTACAATTTGTAGTTCTTGGAACTGGTGACACACAATACCAAGATCTATTTAATTACTATTCATATACTCATCCTGAAAAATTATCTGCTAATATAACTTTCAGTGATGAGTTAGCTAGAAAAATTTATGGAGCTTGTGATCTCTTTTTAATGCCATCTCTTTTTGAACCTTGTGGTATTGGTCAACTTATTGCAATGAGATATGGAACGATACCTTTAGTTAGAGAAACAGGTGGTCTTAAAGATACAGTTTCTAATTTTAACCCAGCAACACTTGGTGGTACTGGTTTTGTTTTCCAAAACTATAATGCTCACGATATGCTATTTAAAATGGAATATGCTGCCAAAATTTTCTATGAAGATAAAAAATCATGGACAGCTCTAATGAGATCAGCTATGAAGTATAACTCAGAATGGAAGGAATCTGCTAAAAAATACAAAGCACTTTATGGAGGTCTTTTATGA
- a CDS encoding glycogen/starch/alpha-glucan phosphorylase, with product MNLNKNQFKEDYKKRLILTFAQTPTEASPEHKYLALGKLIRDYLSETWAETNAYYTKKEVKQIYYFSMEFLIGRLLNTYLLNLDIRETVEDGLKDLGIDLNELLALEPDPALGNGGLGRLAACFMDSLASLGFPGHGCGIRFKHGLFTQKIVNGYQKELLNNWLKEDFLWEIKKPEKSVIVKFGGNVVLTKTHEGLEPIYSGCEEIVAVPYDMPILGSNKEIVNTLRLFSAELPDEDIDLSGLQKGDYQKYIDKKYAVEAISQVLYPDDSSFSGKLLRLKQEYFFVSAGLQTILRRYKEMKQPIHRFPDFIGVHINDTHPAIAVAELMRLLLDEEGLDWDTAWDITVKTLAYTNHTILAEAMEKWPYDMFKKTVPRILMIIEEIDRRFCEEVSKKYDGDSNKINSMKIINYGEVRMANLAIIGSHSINGVAKMHTEILKNRELRDFYLLYPEKFNNKTNGITHRRWLKNANPELYKLVTENSGPECIEDTNKFINFLKCINDDEVLEKLDKIKLKNKEEVVKFVKRNYNVDINPFSIFDVQIKRLHGYKRQLLNIFHIIYLYNKLKENPELDIVPRTFFFGAKAAPSYYLAKNIIKLITSVAQVVNNDSSIRNKIKVVFLENYGVSIAELIIPAGDVSEQISTASKEASGTGNMKFMMNGAITLATLDGANVEIYDEVGDDNMVIFGLTSTEVMDLEKTHSYNFREYLDSNPTLQKIIGQLKDGTFSQNHDEFKDILNHIFGEGDPYFVLKDFSAYVKAQEQINALYENKKGWLQMSLVNIAHSGKFSSDNSINKYAEDIWHIKRVKRDE from the coding sequence ATGAATTTAAATAAAAACCAATTTAAAGAGGATTATAAAAAAAGACTTATACTTACCTTTGCTCAAACACCTACAGAGGCTTCACCTGAACACAAATACTTAGCTCTAGGAAAACTTATCAGAGATTATCTATCTGAAACTTGGGCTGAAACTAACGCTTATTATACTAAAAAAGAGGTTAAACAGATTTATTACTTCTCTATGGAATTTTTGATTGGAAGACTTTTAAACACATATCTCTTAAATTTAGATATTAGAGAAACTGTCGAAGATGGTCTTAAGGATTTAGGCATTGATTTAAATGAGCTTCTTGCTCTTGAACCAGACCCAGCTCTTGGAAACGGGGGACTTGGAAGACTTGCAGCTTGTTTCATGGATTCTTTGGCTTCATTAGGATTTCCTGGTCACGGATGTGGTATTAGATTTAAGCATGGACTTTTCACTCAAAAAATTGTAAATGGTTATCAGAAAGAGCTTTTAAATAACTGGTTGAAAGAGGATTTTCTTTGGGAGATTAAAAAACCAGAAAAAAGTGTCATCGTAAAATTTGGTGGAAATGTTGTTCTTACTAAAACACACGAAGGGCTTGAACCTATCTACTCTGGATGTGAAGAAATTGTAGCTGTTCCTTATGATATGCCTATACTTGGCTCTAACAAAGAGATTGTTAATACTTTAAGACTTTTTAGTGCTGAGCTTCCAGATGAAGATATTGATTTGAGCGGACTTCAAAAAGGTGATTATCAAAAATATATAGATAAAAAATATGCTGTTGAAGCTATATCACAAGTTCTTTATCCTGATGATTCAAGTTTTAGTGGAAAACTTCTTCGTTTAAAACAGGAATATTTCTTTGTGAGTGCTGGACTTCAGACAATTTTAAGAAGATATAAAGAGATGAAACAACCTATTCATAGATTCCCTGATTTTATTGGAGTACATATAAATGATACACATCCAGCAATCGCTGTTGCTGAACTTATGAGATTACTACTTGATGAAGAAGGATTAGATTGGGACACAGCTTGGGACATAACGGTTAAAACTCTTGCTTATACAAATCATACTATCCTAGCAGAAGCAATGGAAAAATGGCCATATGACATGTTCAAAAAAACTGTTCCTAGAATCCTTATGATTATAGAAGAGATTGATAGACGTTTCTGTGAAGAGGTATCTAAAAAATATGATGGTGATTCTAATAAAATCAACTCTATGAAAATAATAAATTATGGTGAAGTTAGAATGGCAAACCTAGCTATAATTGGTTCTCACTCTATAAATGGAGTTGCTAAAATGCATACAGAGATCTTAAAAAATCGTGAATTGAGAGATTTCTATCTTCTTTATCCTGAAAAATTTAATAATAAAACAAATGGAATCACTCATAGAAGATGGTTAAAAAATGCAAATCCTGAGCTCTATAAATTGGTAACTGAAAATAGTGGTCCTGAGTGTATTGAAGACACTAATAAATTTATCAATTTTTTAAAGTGTATAAATGATGATGAAGTTTTAGAAAAATTAGATAAAATAAAGCTGAAAAATAAAGAAGAGGTTGTCAAATTTGTTAAAAGAAATTATAACGTTGATATCAATCCGTTTTCTATTTTTGATGTTCAAATAAAAAGATTACATGGGTATAAAAGACAACTACTAAATATTTTCCATATTATATATCTATATAATAAATTAAAAGAAAACCCTGAACTAGATATTGTTCCTAGAACATTTTTCTTTGGAGCTAAAGCAGCACCCTCATATTATTTGGCTAAAAATATCATAAAACTTATAACTTCAGTGGCTCAGGTTGTAAATAATGATTCTAGTATTAGAAATAAAATTAAAGTTGTTTTCCTTGAAAACTACGGTGTCTCTATTGCTGAGCTTATAATCCCTGCAGGAGATGTCAGTGAGCAGATATCTACAGCTTCTAAGGAAGCCTCTGGAACTGGAAATATGAAATTTATGATGAATGGTGCAATCACTTTAGCCACTTTAGATGGTGCTAACGTAGAGATTTACGATGAGGTTGGTGACGATAATATGGTCATCTTTGGACTTACTTCAACTGAAGTTATGGATTTAGAGAAAACTCACAGCTACAACTTTAGAGAGTATCTTGATTCAAATCCAACGCTACAAAAAATCATAGGGCAACTAAAAGATGGAACTTTCTCTCAAAACCATGATGAATTTAAAGATATTTTAAATCATATCTTTGGTGAAGGAGACCCTTATTTTGTGCTTAAAGATTTTTCAGCATACGTTAAAGCTCAAGAGCAAATAAATGCTCTCTATGAAAATAAAAAAGGATGGCTTCAAATGTCTCTTGTCAATATAGCTCACTCTGGTAAATTTTCTTCTGATAACAGCATCAACAAATATGCCGAAGACATCTGGCATATTAAGAGGGTGAAAAGAGATGAATAG